The nucleotide sequence CTCTGCAGAAAACACATCACCCTGCAGCGCAGAAACGATTCCGGATCGTCTATACAGGAACACTTTGGAATCTGACAACGGTCGAACCACTCATTCACGCAATCGAAGCCGTTCATCAATCACAGCCTGAGATCCTGAAAAATCTGGAACTGCAGTTCATTGGCAGAAAAACACCGGAACAACAGGCACTACTCGAACGGATCAGACAGACTGCATGCACTTTGCTTACTGAAGAATACTGTGCGCATCATGAAGCTTTGAAAAAAATGGCAAACGCTGACGCCCTGTGCCTGTTGCTCAGTGATGTCGAAGGTGCCGACCGGGTTGCTCCCGCCAAACTGTTCGAATACCTGGCGATTCAACGGGAAATATTGTCGATTACTCCTGCAGGTGAAACCGCAGAGATCCTTGGCAGTTTCTGGCCCGCATCCAATTTCCGTGCAGACAATATTGCCGGCATGGCAACCTGGTTAACAGAACGACTCACAGAAACACATGATGCCTGCATCTCTCAACCGGAACAGATAGATCAGTTCAAGCGGGAATACCAGGCGGGGCAACTGGCAGACCTGTTGAATCAACTGGTAAACAATACCGTCTGATCCAAGAGAGCGCGCACTACCAATACATTCAATAAGAAGTGAGCTGAATATGAAGTTCTGGGAAGACCTGCAAGCGAAATCAGAATGGTGCTACGGGAGCATCACCTACCGCAGCCTGCTGAAGACCTGCCTGACAGACGGCACGATGGCAATGCTGTGGTATCGACTGATGCAATGGTCTGATACCTGGAAACTGTTTCCGCTTTCCATGATTTTCAATAAGTGTAATGCCATTTTCTGCCAGTGTATCATTGGACGGGGCGCCAGTTTTGGCAGACGGTTTGTGATCATCCACAGCCAGGGGATAGTAATCAACGGTTCTGTCAAAGCCGGTGACGACATCAAAATCGAACATCAGGTGACGATCGGTGCAGAACGCAACACTTCCCCCGAGCTCGGTTCGGATATTTTCATTGGCGCCGGTGCTAAAATCATTGGCGGAATCCACGTAGGATCACATTCCAAAGTCGGTGCCAATGCGGTGGTCGTTAAGAACGTTGATTCACACACAACCGTCGGCGGGATTCCGGCGCGAGTGATCAAAACTCATAATGAAAGTCAGCCGATAAAACAGATTGAAGTGAACCAGGCTGAATTACCCTATAAACAGTTCCAGAAAGGATCATCCACATGAATCCCGTTCTGATCGCCAGCCTGTTCTGGACCTCTCTGTTTCTGATCGGTTTTTCCTATTTCGGTTACCCCCTGGTAATCTGGCTGCTGGCACGTAATAAATCCAGGCAACAAGACACAGAGGAACGGGAACCACTCGATACGAATTCTCTGCCGAAGGTATCGATCATCATCGCCGCGTATCGTGAAGAAGCAGTGATCCTCGAACGCCTCAACAACCTTGCCAGACTCGATTATCCAACATCAAAACTGGAAATCCTGATTGGCTGCGATGGAAATGAAGACCTGACTGGAGAGCTTGTCGACTCGTACGGCGATGATCAGATACGACTGATTCAGTTTGAACAACGTCGCGGGAAAGCGTCGGTACTGAATGACTGTGTTCCCCTGGCTTCGGGAGAGATTCTTGTTTTTTCCGATGCGAACACCAACATGGATCCACAGTGCATCCGACAACTCGTCAGGCATTTCCAGGACGAATCAACTGGCTGCGTCTGCGGGCAACTTATCCTCGAAGATGTAGAAACCGGGAAAAACGTAGACGGACTGTATTGGAAGTATGAGAATTTCCTCAAACATTGTGAAACCCGTCTCGGTGCAGTCCTGGGTGTGAATGGTGCGATCTATGCATTGAAAAAATCGCTTTATCAGCCTGTTCCAGCCGATACGATCATTGACGATTTTCTGATCGGCATGCGGGTCCACCTGGCAGGACAACGCCTCATCTACGATGAGAGTGCCTTCGCGGTCGAGGAATCAGCAACTTCCGTCCAGGCCGAATTCAAACGTCGTATTCGTATTGGTACCGGGGCCTTTCAGAGCCTGAAGCATCTCAAAGGTCTGCTGCATCCCCGCTATGGTTCAATCGCCTTCGCCTTCTGGTCTCACAAACTGCTGCGCTGGTTCTGTCCAGTTTTTATGGCGCTGGCCTTCTTAAGTAACCTGTTTTTATTAAATCAACCACTGTATCAGGCAACACTGTCGCTGCAGATACTGTTTTATATTTCTGCTT is from Gimesia maris and encodes:
- a CDS encoding serine O-acetyltransferase, yielding MKFWEDLQAKSEWCYGSITYRSLLKTCLTDGTMAMLWYRLMQWSDTWKLFPLSMIFNKCNAIFCQCIIGRGASFGRRFVIIHSQGIVINGSVKAGDDIKIEHQVTIGAERNTSPELGSDIFIGAGAKIIGGIHVGSHSKVGANAVVVKNVDSHTTVGGIPARVIKTHNESQPIKQIEVNQAELPYKQFQKGSST
- a CDS encoding glycosyltransferase family 2 protein, translated to MNPVLIASLFWTSLFLIGFSYFGYPLVIWLLARNKSRQQDTEEREPLDTNSLPKVSIIIAAYREEAVILERLNNLARLDYPTSKLEILIGCDGNEDLTGELVDSYGDDQIRLIQFEQRRGKASVLNDCVPLASGEILVFSDANTNMDPQCIRQLVRHFQDESTGCVCGQLILEDVETGKNVDGLYWKYENFLKHCETRLGAVLGVNGAIYALKKSLYQPVPADTIIDDFLIGMRVHLAGQRLIYDESAFAVEESATSVQAEFKRRIRIGTGAFQSLKHLKGLLHPRYGSIAFAFWSHKLLRWFCPVFMALAFLSNLFLLNQPLYQATLSLQILFYISAFIGMKLNGSSRLLKLCRVPGMFVQMNLALGIGLYRWLFTRQSGIWERTERSQPVSVPVNDHHIPETDPVVSDVESTTADTLPFTKS